From a single Sorghum bicolor cultivar BTx623 chromosome 5, Sorghum_bicolor_NCBIv3, whole genome shotgun sequence genomic region:
- the LOC8085616 gene encoding protein Rf1, mitochondrial, protein MSGRVSAVSNRCLELERVIGSRARSGSLGLDDALKLFDGLLTHARPASVIAFNHLLTAVSRVSGRRSSTTESELVVSLFNRMIRECTIKVTPDPCTYSILIGCFCRMGRLEHGFATFGLILKSGWRVNNIVINQLLKGLCDAKRLCEAMDILVKRMPELGCTPDVVSYNTLLKGFCNEKRAEEALELLHMMADSQGRSCPPNVVSYAIVINGFFTEGQVDKAYNLFLEMMDRGIQPNVVTYTTVIDGLCKAQVVDRAEGVFQQMIDKGVKPDNDTYNCLIHGYLSIGKWKEVVRMLEEMSAHGLKPDCYTYGSLLNYLCNNGRCREARFLFDSMIRKGIKPNVAIYGILIHGYATKGALSEMHDLLNLMVENGLSPDHHIFNIIFTAYAKKAMIDEAMHIFNKMKQQGLSPDVVNYGALIDALCKLGRVDDAVLKFNQMMNEGVAPNIFVFNSLVYGLCTVDKWEKAKEFYFEMLNQGIRPDVVFFNTILCNLCTKGQVMKAQRLIDLMERVGTRPGVISYTTLIGGHCLVGRIDEAAKSLDVMLSVGLKPDEWTYNTLLHGYCRAGRIDDAYGVFREMLRNGITPGVVTYSTILHGLFTTRRFSEAKELYLNMITSGKQWNIWIYNIILNGLSKNNCVDEAFKLFQSLCSKDFQLEITTFNIMIGALFKSGRNEDAMHLFATISSYGLVPDVFTYCLIAENLIEEGYLEEFDDLFSAMEKSGTTPNSRMLNALVRRLLHRGDITRAGAYLCKLDEKNFSLEASTTAMLISLLSRDEYHHHATSLPEKYRVLNEAKK, encoded by the coding sequence ATGTCGGGCCGCGTGAGCGCCGTCAGCAACCGGTGCTTGGAGCTGGAGCGGGTCATCGGCTCCCGCGCCCGCTCGGGAAGCCTCGGTCTCGATGATGCGCTCAAGCTGTTCGACGGATTGCTTACCCACGCCAGGCCTGCCTCGGTTATTGCCTTCAACCACCTCCTCACCGCTGTGTCTCGTGTCTCCGGCCGGCGCTCCTCCACCACAGAGTCAGAGCTCGTCGTCTCCCTCTTCAACCGAATGATCCGTGAATGCACCATCAAGGTGACTCCAGACCCTTGCACCTACAGCATACTCATCGGCTGCTTCTGCCGCATGGGCCGCCTGGAGCATGGCTTCGCCACATTTGGTCTCATCCTTAAGTCGGGCTGGAGGGTGAATAACATAGTCATCAATCAACTGCTCAAGGGTCTCTGTGACGCAAAGAGGTTGTGTGAGGCCATGGACATTTTGGTCAAACGGATGCCTGAGCTTGGCTGCACGCCAGATGTAGTATCATACAATACACTTCTCAAGGGTTTTTGCAATGAAAAGAGAGCTGAGGAAGCACTTGAGCTGCTCCACATGATGGCTGATAGTCAAGGTAGAAGCTGCCCACCAAATGTGGTGTCCTACGCCATCGTCATCAACGGTTTCTTTACTGAGGGTCAAGTGGACAAAGCTTACAACCTGTTTCTTGAAATGATGGATCGGGGGATTCAACCGAATGTTGTGACATACACCACAGTAATTGATGGCCTGTGCAAAGCTCAAGTGGTTGATAGGGCCGAGGGTGTCTTTCAGCAGATGATTGATAAAGGTGTTAAGCCAGACAATGACACATATAATTGTCTGATCCATGGATACCTATCTATAGGGAAGTGGAAAGAGGTGGTACGAATGCTCGAAGAAATGTCTGCACACGGTCTCAAGCCAGATTGTTATACTTATGGTTCGCTGCTGAACTACCTATGCAATAATGGAAGATGCAGGGAAGCTAGATTTTTATTTGATTCTATGATTAGGAAGGGTATAAAACCTAATGTAGCTATCTATGGCATTTTGATTCATGGATATGCTACCAAAGGTGCTCTTTCTGAAATGCATGATCTCCTAAATTTGATGGTAGAAAATGGTCTTTCACCTGATCATCACATCTTCAACATAATATTCACTGCATATGCTAAGAAGGCAATGATAGATGAGGCAATGCATATATTTAACAAAATGAAGCAGCAAGGGTTGAGTCCTGATGTAGTCAACTATGGAGCACTAATAGATGCACTATGCAAATTAGGCAGGGTGGACGATGCTGTCCTTAAATTCAACCAGATGATGAACGAAGGAGTGGCTCCTAACATATTTGTTTTTAATTCCCTAGTTTATGGACTGTGCACCGTTGACAAATGGGAGAAAGCTAAggaattttattttgaaatgTTGAATCAAGGAATCCGTCCCGATGTCGTGTTCTTCAACACCATATTGTGTAACTTGTGCACAAAAGGACAGGTTATGAAAGCCCAAAGGCTCATTGACTTGATGGAACGTGTGGGCACGAGGCCTGGTGTTATATCATACACTACATTAATAGGTGGCCACTGCTTAGTTGGTAGAATTGATGAAGCAGCAAAGTCACTTGATGTTATGCTCTCAGTTGGCTTGAAACCTGATGAATGGACTTATAATACCTTGCTTCATGGCTACTGTAGAGCTGGCAGGATAGATGATGCATATGGTGTTTTTCGAGAAATGTTGCGCAATGGCATTACTCCTGGAGTTGTGACTTATAGTACTATACTGCATGGATTGTTTACAACCAGGAGATTTTCTGAAGCAAAGGAACTCTATCTCAATATGATCACAAGTGGAAAACAGtggaatatttggatatacaacATAATTCTGAATGGTCTTTCCAAAAATAATTGTGTTGATGAAGCATTCAAATTGTTTCAGAGCCTGTGTTCTAAGGATTTTCAGCTTGAAATTACTACTTTCAACATTATGATTGGGGCTTTGTTCAAAAGTGGTAGAAATGAAGATGCCATGCATTTGTTCGCTACCATCTCTTCTTATGGTCTGGTTCCGGATGTCTTCACGTATTGCTTAATAGCAGAAAATCTCATAGAAGAAGGGTACCTAGAGGAGTTTGATGATCTGTTTTCAGCAATGGAAAAGAGTGGTACTACTCCAAACTCACGTATGTTAAACGCTCTAGTTAGGAGGTTGCTACATAGAGGTGACATAACCAGGGCCGGGGCTTACCTCTGCAAACTTGATGAGAAGAATTTCTCACTTGAAGCTTCCACTACTGCCATGCTTATATCACTTCTCTCGAGGGATGAATACCACCACCATGCAACGTCTCTGCCTGAAAAGTATCGTGTCCTTAATGAAGCCAAGAAATGA
- the LOC8085617 gene encoding phosphoglycerate mutase-like protein 4, translated as MSPTPAPAPGAVAGEELSTEVVVVRHGETAWNASRIVQGQMDPELNEAGRQQAVVVARRLSREAKPAAVYSSDLKRAAETAEIIAKACGVPNVVLNQALRERHMGYLQGLKWDDAVAKSPDSFRGFDIFKLTEGSDPDSRNQELPGGGESMNQLKERCVSFLNKIAQEHIGERVVVVSHGASILELCRHPDPPNRSIRRHIPNTSLNVFRISGVTGQWTLERCGDVGHLKGNGNEFLENSFGGDGASA; from the exons ATGTCGCCCACCCCTGCCCCTGCGCCGGGCGCCGTCGCCGGCGAGGAGTTGTCcacggaggtggtggtggtccgGCACGGGGAGACCGCGTGGAACGCCTCCCGCATCGTCCAG GGGCAAATGGACCCGGAGCTAAATGAGGCTGGCAGGCAGCAAGCCGTTGTG GTGGCCCGCCGACTGTCAAGAGAAGCCAAGCCTGCCGCCGTGTACTCTTCTGATCTGAAGCGAGCCGCCGAGACTGCAGAGATCATAGCCAAAGCTTGCGGTGTACCAAAT GTGGTGCTGAATCAGGCGCTGAGAGAGAGGCACATGGGGTATCTCCAAGGCCTCAAGTGGGACGATGCCGTGGCTAAGAGTCCAGATTCTTTCAGAGGCTTTGATATCTTCAAGCTTACCGAGGGTTCTGATCCTGACAGCAGAAATCAAGAACTGCCA GGTGGTGGAGAGAGCATGAATCAGCTGAAGGAGCGCTGCGTCTCCTTCTTGAATAAGATTGCCCAAGAACACATTG GGGAGCGAGTGGTGGTGGTCTCCCACGGTGCATCCATACTGGAGCTCTGCCGGCACCCTGACCCACCCAACCGCTCCATCCGTAGGCACATCCCCAACACTTCGCTGAACGTTTTCCGCATCTCCGGCGTCACCGGCCAGTGGACCCTCGAGAGGTGTGGAGATGTCGGCCATCTCAAAGGAAATGGAAATGAATTTCTCGAGAACTCGTTTGGGGGCGATGGGGCCTCAGCCTAA